The genomic interval ATCACCAgctttttcaaataattttaaagaagGAAGACAACCTCATAATTAAGTTTCCAACGCCATAAAGAATGTAAAGTCTAAAACAAAGTCAATCCACACCACAGTTCAAACATGGTCGTCAACATCTACCCTTCCTTCCAACTTgtatattattctttttttttaaaaaaaaagtggttGACTTACATATATCTCGGAGCTAAAATGTCATGGTGAGTCTTGAACCTTGGAAGTAGAAGACTCATGTTGCTTTGTAAAAGCGACGACCATGTCCGAACCAAATACAAAAGCGATCAGCTGCTTACCAAGCACAAAGCAGCACCTATCCAAGAAGAATAGAGCCCCTATACAGAAAATACTGGGCAACCAGAAACGAATCAACAAAAGACTATACATAAGCTTGACCAACGTGAAGTGATCCAAAAACAGCAGAGAGATCTCGTTTTCAAAAGTTGAGATCAAGCGGCCAGAAATGTTGTTTTGAGACGGAAATTCCCTCCAACTCAGAGGAGATCAAAATCTCTGCGACGATCTTCTATTTCTTCTTCCAACTCAACGGATTGCTTCCTTATTCGTGGAACCGGCCATGATAATACTTTTTCAACCTGACAAAGCAAATATGCACCCAATTaagatatattattaaatttgtttgtATGGAGACTTAATTAGTGATAAGAACAGATAGTAGTGTACTTTCTTTTAGTGCTAAAAGTTACAGTAGATATCTGAAAGTAATTTCTTCTTGAGACAAAAAATGTCTATAGCTTATACCAATATCAAATAGCTAGACCAAGCAATCCTGTCAACAAGTGATAAGTCTTAATAAATTGCAATAAGTTTATGTCAAAATGTTTAAAGcaacaaattttattgtaaataaGAGATAACATATTAATGCATGTATGATATGTGTGAATTGTATACTATTTGtaaattcattttcatatatgttttcaaaattttcggCAAAGGTTCAAAATATTCTATCTAAATGAATACATATGTCATATGTGAGTTTACCTCAAAATTCAGTGCATGTTTTGTGTAGGTAATATCCACATTCTTTACATATATAGGTTGGACAATGAATTTCCAGCTTGCAAGCTTGGCAGCCAAAATTTTCATCTTCCTTATGTACCTCATGAAAATTCGACCGATGATGATGGTAGAAATGCTGAATTTACAtacaaaagagaagagaaaaaaaaaaaacaaaagagacaGTTACTCTGTTTTAAAGATATTCAGAAAAGTATTAAAGAAAGATTCACtgataatgaaaaattattatattaaccTAAGACCATTCTCTCTACATTCTTTAATGTCATTCTAAAATTTAAGCTAAACATCtcacctaaaatcaatttgataaGTGAAGTTCACAggaattctcctccatgaaaACCGAACAATCCACATAAATTGCAATAAtatatttgtcattttttgtTGAGAAAATCGGACAACATCTCAAGCTATGAATCACCTTCTTACCTCTTTCAGCATATAATaacattaataaattttccttCACAGAAAGTTTAGCATACAGAATCCCACTTTTTGATGTCATTTTCCAAACACCAAAGATTACTATCCTAGTAACATGGTATTACATAACGGTTCTTATTACAGATTTATTCATGAAAAAAGTGGGAAGTCTAACTTTGTAACTTAAAAGTTACTGGGAGTAGACAAGCACTGCATCGTCGTCACAATCCACAATCTTATAGTCCACAATAAGGTGCCCTCGATTGAAGCCGTTCCCATTGGTGTCAATCGGATTAAACGCAGTTTCGAGGTCTAACTCCAGGCCTCCAGTGCCGCATGTGTCAATGATTCTCACTATTTCCTCGTCTTTAGTTTCAGTGTTGGTTACCTGCAAGTACAGTGGCGGAGCCAACATTGATTAAATTACGCATGAAAATAATATACAACTTAGTATTTTAACACGTTATGGCCATAATTTGCACGATCAAATTGTATGAATTTGAGAACTTTTGAGGGATCCATGGCCCCTTTGAACCTAACTACCATCCGATCCTGCATGCAGGTGggaataaattatgtttatagCTCATAATTTTCATGCATTGCACGAGCTTTTCTAAGGCGAAGTCTCTAATTTTCCTTCAGTACTATTCAATAGATATATTCAATATATGGAGATGAAAATTAGTGAGAGGTAGAAAAAGTTGCTCACCTTCAAGCACTTGCCACAAGCGTCTACCCCCGTAGGACCAACTGGTCCGCAGAAGCCGGTCCATCCATATTTGCTGCGCCATTCCAAGGGCTTATCACCAACCTCTCCGGCGCAAAAAGGAGGTATGACCCAGCCATTATTCGTAGCATTGTAGTCAGTCCAATAAGCCGTGACATTGGTAGCATCTGGGACGTCGTCGTCTGCATCACAGTCCACAAATTCATAGTCCACAGTAAGGTGACCTTCTTGATAGCCTCGTCCATCAGTGTCAATGGGATTAAACGCAGTCTCGAGGTCCAACTCTAAGCCTCCAGCGCCGCATGTATCGACGATTCTCACCGTTTCATAAGCTCCAGTTGCAGTGTTGGTCACCTGGACGTACGCACGAGAATAAATTATGCGTATAGCTCAGAAATTTTAATGAAGACACGAGCTTTCTTATAGAAGACAAAAGACaaataggaaaaaataaataacaaaattatcaaGGACACAAAGCTTAAGTCCTTACATTTAAGCACTTGCCACAAGAATCTACCCCCTGAGTACCATTCGGTCCACAGAAGCCTGTCCATCCATATTTGCTGCGCCATTCCAAGGGCTTACCACCAACCACTGCGGCACAAAAGGAAGGTATTGTCCAGCCATTTTCCGTAGTATTGTAGTCAGTCCAATAAGCTATGACATCAGAAGCACTTTGGGCAGAGGCAAAAGCCACCAGGCAGGCCAAGAACAGAATTCTTAAGCTGAGTCTCTTCATTTTTTGTGTGAAATACTCAATTGGTTTGCTTGGTATCGTTTCCAGGATGTGCTCCAATTTATAGGAAAGGTTCCCTGATACAATTATAGACTTCATTTGTCACCCTACGTGTAAAGATTAAACCATGTGAATTTCATTCTCTTAATAATAGAATCATACATCATTGTCATTTTGTCAATAAGTACTACAGTGACTCAAGGCCCAGTAAGTCTCTAGATAAACACAATGCAGAATCACTAATTCACAAGGTCTGTTTGCACCATTATTTGCCAGTAGTGTTTGTCTTTTTTTCGTCATTGATTGGTCATATCAATAATAGCAATCTCTTcatactttttatatttactGGTGCGGGCTGCTCTTGCCTAAATTACTGGACTTGCATATGATCCATGAGATAAATATTAGGCAATTAGGGCGGCTTTAAGGTCAAGTCACCAAACTAAGGATTTTaggtttcaaattttcatagatgttgtaattttataataataatataatttattattatattatattaaaaatatataaaaattaaaataattactaaaaggacatattttcttctttctctaatatgtacttaataaatttcaatttttttttatcatttttcaattcCCACAATACTATTAATTATCAACTATTTCTCTTATTCCCAATCAACTAAGaataatatgtatttaataatttccaaccactattttttttctattatacattttctttccttatttgctctttcttccttaacttcaATAAAGAAGActtcattttcttaatttcaataaaaaaggcCTTTTAAGCCTTTAAGATTATTGAACTGCTATTGCAAGCAACTCCTTGGTTAAggaatattaaatattttaaattaataccAAGTTAAGTTATTTGTTCTGAATAAAGGGTTGAAGAGCAAAAGAAGCTGGATGTGCTTTCAAATAATGAAGTCTTTATCAAGGTTTCAATTAGTAGTTAGATGaacttttaagttatttataaACATATGAGATGCTACGATTTTCTTTTAACAATATAGATGTTTTACGAGTGCATGTTTATCTTTAAAGAAGATATAGAAGCAACATTTGTGAGGATTCGGCTCCTGTCTATTACTTTGTCATTGTCATTTGTATTTGTTTGGTCCTCCTGCCTACGGTTTTTCTATATGCAGAGGGGATGATGTTGTCATGGAGTAGCTAGTGCCAActttagaattttaatttctgaCAATTTTCAAGCAGTTAAAGAAGGCTTTTTCATTCGCTTTCTCCTCTCTTTGCAGGCGTATAGTACATCAACCTCATCTGCAGGCAATCCTTCTCGATTGTCTTcagctttcatttttttttcttttgtgcaGATCAAGATCTGTCTCTTGCTGTAGGGAAGCTAATGGTATAGCTGACCTTCTGTCATGGAGAGCTGCTGTTCTTATGAAAGGAATTAATGAAAtctatgaaaaatatatattttttattatatgatGGTGAAATCATATGCATGTATTATAAAATAAGCTATATAATATTTACACacgttttccttttccatgCACTTAATATGACTCCCACATCACCATCGTAGTTGAGGCCaccagaaaagaaaattgtagGATAGCCACATTTTTTCTTTGGATGTAATAAATCCAACATGAACCATATGATAGTGAACCAACATGACtaccttaatttttaatttctt from Theobroma cacao cultivar B97-61/B2 chromosome 5, Criollo_cocoa_genome_V2, whole genome shotgun sequence carries:
- the LOC18600178 gene encoding pathogenesis-related protein PR-4A codes for the protein MKRLSLSILFLACLVAFAAAQSASDVIAYWADYKATDNGWTIPPFCAEVDGDKPLEWRSQHGWTAFCGPNGPQGVDSCGKCLNVTNTATGAYETVRIVDTCGAGGLELDLETAFNPIDTDGRGYQEGHLTVDYEFVDCDADDDVPDATNVTAYWTDYNATNNGWVIPPFCAGEVGDKPLEWRSKYGWTGFCGPVGPTGVDACGKCLKVTNTETKDEEIVRIIDTCGTGGLELDLETAFNPIDTNGNGFNRGHLIVDYKIVDCDDDAVLVYSQ